Proteins encoded within one genomic window of Prauserella marina:
- a CDS encoding SDR family oxidoreductase has protein sequence MRLEGKVALVAGGTRGASRAIATELGRNGATVYVTGRTSAAPPPAGDGARTSDGIVRSEVGRAETIEGTVELITEAGGRGIAVRTDHLDPGQVRALAERVDTEQGRLDILVDGLWGGDNYLGWEQPVWEHSLADSLRMIRLGIDAHIITSHHLLPLLIRNPGGLLVEMTDGTAEYNSRFRVGTSLAFYVAKAAAHHLAMGQAHELSGYGCTAVAVTPRWLRSEAMLEHYDVTEENWRDALSQVPHFAISETPTFTGRAVAAFAADPDRDEFSGSTLNSGDLAKRYGIDDVDGSRPDSWRYLDEVVDVGKPADTTGYR, from the coding sequence ATGAGACTCGAAGGCAAGGTCGCGCTGGTCGCGGGTGGCACGAGGGGAGCAAGCAGGGCGATCGCCACCGAACTCGGCCGCAACGGCGCCACGGTCTACGTCACCGGGCGGACATCGGCAGCTCCACCGCCCGCCGGTGATGGGGCGCGCACCTCCGACGGGATCGTCCGCTCCGAGGTAGGGCGCGCGGAAACGATCGAGGGAACCGTCGAGCTGATCACCGAGGCAGGCGGGCGTGGCATCGCCGTTCGCACCGACCACCTCGATCCCGGCCAGGTACGGGCGCTCGCCGAACGCGTCGACACCGAACAAGGCAGGTTGGACATCCTGGTCGACGGCCTGTGGGGCGGCGACAACTACCTCGGCTGGGAACAACCGGTGTGGGAGCACTCGCTTGCCGATTCCCTGCGGATGATCCGCCTCGGCATCGACGCGCACATCATCACCAGTCATCATCTGTTGCCGCTGCTGATCCGCAACCCCGGCGGACTGCTGGTCGAGATGACCGACGGCACGGCCGAGTACAACTCACGGTTCAGGGTCGGGACGTCGCTCGCCTTCTACGTCGCCAAGGCCGCGGCACACCACCTCGCGATGGGGCAGGCACACGAGCTCTCCGGGTACGGCTGCACGGCGGTGGCGGTGACCCCGCGCTGGCTGCGTTCGGAAGCCATGCTGGAGCACTACGACGTGACGGAGGAGAACTGGAGGGACGCGTTGAGCCAGGTCCCGCATTTTGCGATCTCGGAGACGCCGACGTTCACCGGAAGGGCCGTCGCGGCGTTCGCGGCTGACCCTGACCGCGACGAGTTCTCCGGAAGCACCCTGAACAGTGGTGACCTCGCGAAGCGGTACGGCATCGACGACGTCGACGGCAGCAGGCCGGATTCCTGGCGCTACCTCGACGAGGTCGTCGACGTCGGCAAACCGGCCGACACC
- a CDS encoding EamA family transporter, giving the protein MPTRDRLLAAFVALLWGCNFLAMHAMLEHFPPLLAGALRFLVIAIPTVILIPRPKVKLLLLLGFGLGFGTFQFAFLFVALDIGMPTGLASLVLQAQAPFTVLLGALFLKEKLTAWQVGGILLAVAGMIVIAWQRAENAALIPVLLTLGGALSWATGNLCARKAKPDNPLHLTLWISIVPPIPMFVLSTIVEGPAEQWQALSTLGSPGTWLPIAAFFYVVLLGTVVGSGIWTGLMRRNPASTVAPFSLLVPVVGMTLSFLVLGERPSGLEIAASVVVVSGVLLGSLRRRGRSKDADPVLAADPVRS; this is encoded by the coding sequence GTGCCCACCCGAGACAGATTGCTGGCCGCATTCGTCGCACTACTCTGGGGCTGCAATTTCCTGGCCATGCACGCGATGCTGGAGCATTTCCCTCCGCTGCTGGCCGGGGCTCTGCGGTTCCTCGTCATCGCGATCCCGACCGTCATCCTCATTCCCCGCCCCAAGGTCAAGCTGCTGCTGCTGCTCGGTTTCGGCCTGGGGTTCGGGACCTTCCAGTTCGCCTTCCTCTTCGTCGCGCTCGACATCGGCATGCCGACCGGGCTGGCATCCCTGGTACTCCAGGCACAGGCTCCGTTCACGGTCTTGCTTGGCGCCTTGTTCCTGAAGGAGAAACTGACCGCGTGGCAGGTCGGCGGCATCCTCCTGGCAGTAGCCGGCATGATCGTCATCGCCTGGCAGCGCGCGGAAAATGCCGCGTTGATACCGGTCCTCCTCACCCTCGGCGGCGCGTTGAGCTGGGCGACGGGCAACCTGTGCGCACGCAAGGCGAAACCGGACAATCCACTTCACCTGACGCTGTGGATATCGATCGTCCCTCCGATTCCCATGTTCGTGCTCTCGACGATCGTCGAAGGGCCCGCCGAGCAGTGGCAGGCGCTTTCCACACTCGGCAGCCCCGGAACCTGGCTTCCCATCGCCGCGTTCTTCTACGTCGTGTTGCTGGGAACGGTCGTCGGCTCCGGCATCTGGACCGGCTTGATGCGGCGCAACCCCGCGAGCACGGTCGCACCGTTCTCGCTGCTGGTTCCCGTTGTCGGCATGACGTTGTCGTTCCTCGTGCTGGGCGAACGGCCGAGCGGGCTGGAGATCGCGGCGAGCGTGGTGGTGGTCAGCGGCGTCCTGCTGGGTTCACTGCGCCGACGCGGCAGATCGAAGGATGCCGATCCCGTTCTCGCCGCCGATCCGGTGCGTTCCTAG
- a CDS encoding LysR family transcriptional regulator has translation MDIGRLRTLREFADRGSVTAAAEALHCTPSAVSQQLRALQAEVGLPLTEQAGRGLRLTDVGRALVARADDVLAALERAEAELDVYRSAPRGRVRLAMFPSAALMLLPGLLDRFATFEGLDVDVADVDMTPPEVPRLLADFDVVVTHRDEYATPFGAERLQVVHLLREPLDVALPIGHPLGGRERVELGDLAAETWISVDVGFPVDDVLRSVAIRTGVRPKVVYRFNDFRITETLVASGHGIALLPRYTMDTGRVLRRPLAGIRAARHVEAVLRLGAPRPAVSAVLDALRTEAAEMGSE, from the coding sequence ATGGATATCGGCAGGCTCAGGACGCTGCGGGAGTTCGCCGACCGCGGCAGCGTGACCGCGGCGGCCGAAGCGCTGCACTGCACGCCGTCGGCCGTGTCCCAGCAATTGCGCGCGTTGCAGGCCGAGGTCGGACTGCCGCTCACCGAGCAGGCGGGCCGAGGACTGCGGCTCACCGATGTGGGCCGGGCACTCGTGGCGAGGGCCGACGACGTGCTCGCCGCGCTCGAAAGGGCAGAGGCCGAGCTGGACGTCTACCGCAGCGCGCCGCGAGGCAGAGTGCGGTTGGCGATGTTCCCCTCGGCGGCGTTGATGCTGCTGCCGGGACTGCTCGATCGGTTCGCGACCTTCGAAGGACTGGATGTCGACGTCGCCGATGTCGACATGACGCCGCCGGAGGTGCCGCGCCTGCTCGCCGACTTCGATGTCGTGGTGACTCACCGGGACGAGTACGCGACACCGTTCGGGGCCGAACGGCTACAGGTCGTTCATCTGCTGCGGGAACCACTCGACGTCGCGCTGCCTATCGGTCATCCGCTTGGCGGGCGGGAAAGGGTCGAACTGGGTGACCTTGCGGCCGAGACCTGGATCAGCGTAGATGTCGGCTTTCCCGTCGACGACGTACTGCGGTCGGTGGCCATCCGTACCGGGGTCCGGCCGAAGGTCGTGTACCGGTTCAACGACTTCCGGATCACGGAGACGCTTGTCGCGTCCGGGCACGGCATCGCGCTGCTGCCGAGGTACACAATGGACACCGGAAGGGTGCTGCGGAGGCCGCTGGCCGGGATCCGTGCCGCGCGCCATGTCGAGGCGGTGTTGCGGTTGGGAGCCCCGCGTCCCGCCGTGTCCGCCGTGCTGGATGCCTTGCGGACCGAAGCCGCCGAGATGGGCTCCGAGTAG